The segment CTGCGGTCGGGTGTGGGCACCCGACCGCACAGAAATCGGGTTGTGCAACTGGTTGTAGGGGCGTATGGCAAGACGCCCCTACAGGGGCAGCCGCGCCGTCACCAGATTCTCCGCGCCACCCGCCACCACCAGTTCCTGTGCCGTCTTGCTCAAGGGCGGGAAGGCGAACACGCGCCCGTCAAACGACAACTCTGACTTCCGGTAGTCGACGACGATCGGCGGACCGACGACGGTCTTCTCGGTGGCGGCGCCATACCTCTCGCGCAGGTAGGCCACCAGCTCGGGACACTCAAAGACGACAAAGCCGTTGTTGAAGGCGTTGCGTTTGTAGGTCTCGCTGAACGAGTGCGCGATCACGCACGGGATGCCGCGATGGATCAGACAGGTCGCGGCCTGTTCGCGCGAGGAACCGGTCCCGAAGTTCCGTCCCGACACGACCACATCTCCTGCGCGGCCGATTGTCCGGAAGTCCGGGTCGTAGTTTTCAAAACAGGCGGCCGCCATTTCCTCGTTGGTCACGTCATCACGGTATGTGAGCTTGCCGGAGTAGATGCCGTCGGTGTTCAGATTGTCGACCGGGAGCCAGAGGAGACGTCCGGTGACCTGCGCCGGGAAGCCGGGGATGATCTCCACCGCCGCCGGTGTCCGTTGTGGTCGACCATGGACCTGCTTCGTTGACTGCGCCACTACATCATCGTATCGCGTCGGCGCGGCAATGTACCCGGCGGCCGCCGACGCCGCCACGACTGCCGGACTGGCGAGATAGACGATAGCGTCACGGTGTCCCATTCGACCCTGGAAGTTGCGGTTGGTGGCGCTGATGCCGACTTCGCCCGCCTCCAGTGTCCCTGTGCCCAGCCCGATGCACGGACCGCACCCAGGAGGCAGGATGGTCGCGCCGGCAGCGATCAATGTCTGCCAGGCGCCGTTCTGTTCGGCGGCGCGCTGAACATTGGCCGAGGCGGCAGCAACATAGAACTCGACACCCGCGGCCACTGTCTTCCCTTGGAGCACGCGTGCCGCCTCAGTCAGATCCTCCAAACGCGCATTCACGCAACTGAGCAGGTACGCCTTGTCGATCTTCACCCGGCGCGTCTCGATCTCCGGGAGCGGGACCATCGTCTTCACATGGTTCGGTCCGGAGACATGGGGAATAATCGTGCCCAGATCCAACGTGAGGTCCACGTCGTAGTGCGCATCGGCATCGGCGTGGTGTCGGTTCGCAAACAACCTATCGACTTCGGCGCGGGTGAGCCGCGATTGGCCTTTGGCCGCCAGGTAGTCGGCGCGGCCATAGAGGAAGTCCCTGAGCGTTTCATCGAGGGGGAAGACTCCCGCCAACGCCCCCCACTCGGTCGTCATGTTGGCGATGGTCAGCCGCTGGTCCATCGACAGCGAGCCGATGCCGTCGCCGGTGAATTCTATCGCCATGTTGAGGACTTCATCGTGATTGAACAGTCCGCACAAGGCGATGATCACGTCCTTGCCGACCACTCCCGGATGCAGTGCACTGGTCAACGTCACCCGTGCCATCGGGGGAACCTGCCACCAGGTTGTCCCGGTCGCCCAGATCGAGGCCGCGTCGGTGCGCACGACCGGCGTACCTAGCGCGGCGACGGCACCATAGAGATTGGAATGCGAATCCGACGCCACGATCATCGACCCCGGCGTCACATACCCCTCCTCGACCATGACCTGGTGGCTGATGCCGGTCCCGGCGGGATAGAAATCGATCTCATGCGCGCAGGCGAATGCCTCGATCTTCGCATACTTCGCCAGGTTCTCCGGGGCCGTGTTCTGGATATCGTGGTCGATGGCAAAGACCGGCTGGCGTGGATCGGCGATCCGCGTGGCGCCGATGGCTCGGAACTTGCTCATCACGGCCGAGGTGTTGTCATGCGTCATCACATGCCTGGGCCGGATCGTGACGATGTCACCGGCGTGGACCGTCTCGCTCGATGCCAGTCCGACCGCATGCGCGGTGGCGATCTTTTCTATGAGTGTCTGGCCCACGGTTCCCCAGTCGATTTGACCGCGGCTACGCCAAATGCCGCAACGGCGGTCCGTCATAGGTGACGTCCAGTGGGTGAATGACCCGCATCGGATTCTGGCGTGTCGTTTCCTCGTGCGCATGGGCCAGAAGACCCGGCAGACGAGCGATCATGAAGAAGCCGTTGGCGAGCTCCACGGGAATCCTGAGATCCACGAGGATCGCAGCAATGGCGCCATCCACGTTCAAGGGAATCGGCTTGCCCGTCGATTGGGCAATGGCATCCTCCAGCCAGCACGCCATGTCCACACCGTCCTGTGACTTCCCCAGTTGGTCGGCCATCTGCAACAGACGCGTCGTGCGCGGATCCCGCGAATGGAGACGGTGCCCGAAACCGGATATGCGACGGTTGCGGGCCTTGTACTCATCGACGACTCTCATCGCCGCCTCGGAAAACGAGATGCCGTTCTTCTTGGCGATCCCCAACGCTTCCTGGATCGTCCTCATGCAATCCTCGATGTCCCCGCCGTGCCAGCGCGAGATCGCCAGTATGCCGGCCGCGGCAGCCGAACCCAGTGGTGCGCCGGCCGAGGCCACGGTGAGAGCGGAGTGAACGGACGGCGGCGTCGTGCCGTGATCGAGCGAGGAGACAAAGATCGCATCGAGGAGTGTGGCGGTGCCCGAATCGGGAAGCTCGCCGATCAGGGCCAGATGGATCGCCTCGGCGAAGCCGACTCTCCCCATGAGCTCTTCGACCGGATATCCGCGCAGACGAATGACATTGGGAGCGATTTCACTGATTGCCGATGACCAGTTCAATTCACTCATGTGATCTCCCGCTACGGCCTGTGCGGCGAAGGGGCCGATGTCCCTGCCTTGCGCCGTCGTGCCACTGAGGGAATATCGTCCGTTGCATTCGGACAAGTCAATCTGCGTGGTCTTATGAGGTTTTAGGCAGAGGAATGCGGTTGCTATCTTCGTTGCGCCCCGCGAGATTCCCTGTCAAGATGCCCGGTTTCGGACTGGTCTTTGATACCAAGTCGCGTGGCGCGACCACTCCCGATCGTTTTCGTTCGGGCTTGGATGCAATGCGGCACGATGACCGCTACCGATCCTGTGTGCTGTCGGTGGATCATCCGACGCTGATCGGCTGGACCGTGTATGACGGCTACCCGATTCGGGCTTGGGAGTCGCGGCAATTCCGCGTTGTCGTGGAAGGGATGATCTATGACCGTACATGGGACCAGTTCTTGGCTCAAGTGGAAGCCGTCGAGAACGAACGCGATCCGTGGGAACGGGCTGGTCGGATCATCTCGGACTGCGCCGCAGCAGCCGATGGTGACTTCGCCATCATCCTCTCGACCAAAGTCCCACCTCATGGCATCATTGTGGCGCTCGATCCGCTCGGACGGCTGCCGGTCTACTGGTCACAGGAAGAGGGGCGGCTGATCGTCGGCCGCGAGGTCAAATTCCTCGTTGCTCTTCGTTCCACCGTACAACCCGACCGGACCGGCATCGCCCAGATGCTGGCGATGGGGTTTCCGTGGGAAGACCGCACCCTGGTCTCGGGAGTGCGACGTCTTCCTCCCGGCGCCGTCTTGTCATGGCGCGAGGATGAGACCGACCCGAGGATCATGTCCGCTGAACCGTCCTTCGTGACCGGCCCGGTCGAGCGGAGGATGGCGGACTGTGCCGGGGAACTGGTCGAGCAGTTCCTGACCGCCACACGCCGACGCGTCGATACCTGCTCTAACCGACCGTTGGTTCTGTCACTCTCCGGCGGTATGGACTCGCGAGGCGTGGCGGCCGCGTTCTATCGACTGGATGTCGATGCCGTCGCTCGGACCTTCTCTTTCCCCGGCTATCAGTCGCCACGCGAAGCGGAAAGCGCCCGGGAGATTGCCGGACTCAGCCGGTTGGACTGGCGATCCGTACCTGTATCGGCGCCTTCACCTGAGTCCTACGACCGTCTGGTCCATCTGAAAGATGGACTGAACTCCGCCGCCATGGCCTATGCCGACCAATACCTCACCGTGCTCGTCGGAGAGGCCGGCCCCAATGCTGTCCTGTTCTCTGGTGGAGGCGGCGATCTGGCCCTCGTGCCGCGTCACCCCGAGCGTCGTCTACGCTCGACTGACGAACTGGCCGACCTGCTGTTGTTCCGCAATCTGGTCTTCCATCCGAGACTGCTGATCGATGCCATGGGTATCGGCCGCCGCGAACTGCAGACGGAGCTGGCGGGATGGCTTGACTCATACCCCGAATCCGACATGGCCGACAAGTACCTCCATTTCTGCTTCGCCGGGTATGAGTACAAGTCGTACTTCGAGGGCGAGGATCGCAATCGCTCCTATCTCTGGACCGCGGCGCCGTTCTATTCCCCACGCTTCTTCGAGCGCGCCATGCGGGTACCGTTCGAATGGAAGCGCCGCCGCCGTCTGGCCGGGGAATTTCTCCGTCAGTTCAACCCCGAAGTCGGCCGGGTTCGCAATGCCAACACCGGCCTGGTCCCCGGCAGCGTACGCGATTCGGCGCGGCAATGGGGCCGCCAGTTCGCTCTGTCGCGAGGATCATGGGAGAAAGCGGCGCGGAAATGGCGGCGGCGGCACACGGCCGGGTGGCCCTTTCCACCTGTTCCCAGGACGCAGTTGGTTGAGAGAATAACGGCTTCTCCTTCCGTCGGTGAGGTCTTCCGTCGCGACCGGCTCCTGGATTGGGTGGAGAATCCGGCGCATGCCGCACAAGTCTGGCCGCTGTACACGATCGTGCGGTATCTCCGATCGCTCGATTGAAATCGGGGGCTGGAAAAGAGATTGCGGAACAGCGCGGCGGCGATTATGTTTTAGGGCTTGAGTGACTGGAGACGATGATGAAAGAAGGCATTCACCCCAAGTATTTCAACACCGTGATCCGGTGCGCCTGTGGGAATGAAATCCACACGCGCTCCACGGTGAAGGATTTCCACGTGGAAATCTGCTCGGCCTGCCACCCGTTCTTCACCGGGAAGCAGAAGTTGGTCGATACCGCCGGACGGGTGGAGAAGTTTCTCCGCAAGTACGGCATGGCGACACCGGAGAAGGCCGCTGCCGCCCCCGATGCCGACAGGGCCGAGGCCGGCTCATAGCGAGAGGACATGGTTGCGCGACGGGGCCTCCCTTGGGGTCCCGTCGCGTTTGTGTTGGAGGTAAGTCCAGAACAATTCGGGGCCGGTAGGAGCGTATTGCAATACGCCCCTACAAATGGGACGCGATGACACAGAAACCTGCCGATACCATGCTCGACATCCTCGACGGCATCGCCAGGCGTTCCGTCGATCTTGAGGCCCAACTGTCCGACCCGGCGACCGCGAAGAATGCCGAGAAGATGCGCACCCTCGGACGGGAGCACAGGCGGCTGGCGGAGATCGTTCAGGCAGGCGACGCCTACCGGAAGCTCTTGGACGAGATCGCGTCCAACCGGCAGCTACTTGAGGAAGAAGGCGAGCCGGAGCTGGTCGAGTTGGCCGGCGAGGAGCAGGTGCGATTGGACGGGGAGAAACAGGCGCTCGAAGAGCGTCTACGCGACCTGATGACCCCACCCGATCCGGCGGATAGCAAGCCGGCGATCGTCGAGATCCGCGCCGGAACCGGGGGGGAAGAGGCGGCGCTCTTTGCCGCCGATCTGATGCGCATGTATCTGCGCTTTGTCGAGCGGCGCGGCTGGAAAGTCGAGATGCTCGGCTCCAATCCGACCGGCGTCGGCGGCTTTAAGGAGGTCACCTTCGCCGTGGAGGGAGAGGGGGCCTATGGCACGCTCAAGTATGAATCGGGCGTGCACCGGGTGCAGCGAGTCCCGGTGACCGAAGCCTCCGGGCGTATCCACACGTCTGCGGCCACCGTGGCCGTTCTCCCCGAAGTGGAAGAAGTCGAAATCGATATCCGTCCCGAGGACCTGCGTGTCGATGTCTTCCGCTCGTCCGGTCCGGGCGGGCAGTCGGTCAATACCACCGACTCGGCAGTGCGCATCACCCATATCCCGACCGGCACCGTTGTGCAGTGTCAGGATGAGAAATCCCAATTGAAAAACAAGAACAAGGCGCTCAAAGTCCTTCGGGCCCGGCTCTATGATGCCGCGCAATCGGAGCGCGATGCCAAACTCGCCGCGGAGCGCAAGCAGATGGTCTCGACCGGCGATCGTTCGGCCAAGATTCGCACCTACAACTTCCCCCAGAACCGCGTCACCGATCACCGCATCGGCCTGACGTCGCAGAGTCTCGATGCCGTCATCGACGGTGCTCTCGATGAGATCGTCGATGCCCTGCGGGCCGATGAGCGGCGACGCCGGCTGGCCTCGACGGCGTAGGTCAGGAGCCCCGTGCTCCTGACATGATTGGGCGACCACGTAGGGTCGCCCCTACATTAGGTGTGGTGGCATGAGGCACTCGACCGACGGAAATCCCCCTTGTTCGAACGCACTCATGCCCCCACATTTCCGCGTCATGGAGAGGCGATGCCCGATCTGAAAGACAT is part of the Candidatus Zixiibacteriota bacterium genome and harbors:
- the prfA gene encoding peptide chain release factor 1; translation: MLDILDGIARRSVDLEAQLSDPATAKNAEKMRTLGREHRRLAEIVQAGDAYRKLLDEIASNRQLLEEEGEPELVELAGEEQVRLDGEKQALEERLRDLMTPPDPADSKPAIVEIRAGTGGEEAALFAADLMRMYLRFVERRGWKVEMLGSNPTGVGGFKEVTFAVEGEGAYGTLKYESGVHRVQRVPVTEASGRIHTSAATVAVLPEVEEVEIDIRPEDLRVDVFRSSGPGGQSVNTTDSAVRITHIPTGTVVQCQDEKSQLKNKNKALKVLRARLYDAAQSERDAKLAAERKQMVSTGDRSAKIRTYNFPQNRVTDHRIGLTSQSLDAVIDGALDEIVDALRADERRRRLASTA
- a CDS encoding asparagine synthase-related protein, with product MPGFGLVFDTKSRGATTPDRFRSGLDAMRHDDRYRSCVLSVDHPTLIGWTVYDGYPIRAWESRQFRVVVEGMIYDRTWDQFLAQVEAVENERDPWERAGRIISDCAAAADGDFAIILSTKVPPHGIIVALDPLGRLPVYWSQEEGRLIVGREVKFLVALRSTVQPDRTGIAQMLAMGFPWEDRTLVSGVRRLPPGAVLSWREDETDPRIMSAEPSFVTGPVERRMADCAGELVEQFLTATRRRVDTCSNRPLVLSLSGGMDSRGVAAAFYRLDVDAVARTFSFPGYQSPREAESAREIAGLSRLDWRSVPVSAPSPESYDRLVHLKDGLNSAAMAYADQYLTVLVGEAGPNAVLFSGGGGDLALVPRHPERRLRSTDELADLLLFRNLVFHPRLLIDAMGIGRRELQTELAGWLDSYPESDMADKYLHFCFAGYEYKSYFEGEDRNRSYLWTAAPFYSPRFFERAMRVPFEWKRRRRLAGEFLRQFNPEVGRVRNANTGLVPGSVRDSARQWGRQFALSRGSWEKAARKWRRRHTAGWPFPPVPRTQLVERITASPSVGEVFRRDRLLDWVENPAHAAQVWPLYTIVRYLRSLD
- the lysF gene encoding homoaconitase, encoding MTDRRCGIWRSRGQIDWGTVGQTLIEKIATAHAVGLASSETVHAGDIVTIRPRHVMTHDNTSAVMSKFRAIGATRIADPRQPVFAIDHDIQNTAPENLAKYAKIEAFACAHEIDFYPAGTGISHQVMVEEGYVTPGSMIVASDSHSNLYGAVAALGTPVVRTDAASIWATGTTWWQVPPMARVTLTSALHPGVVGKDVIIALCGLFNHDEVLNMAIEFTGDGIGSLSMDQRLTIANMTTEWGALAGVFPLDETLRDFLYGRADYLAAKGQSRLTRAEVDRLFANRHHADADAHYDVDLTLDLGTIIPHVSGPNHVKTMVPLPEIETRRVKIDKAYLLSCVNARLEDLTEAARVLQGKTVAAGVEFYVAAASANVQRAAEQNGAWQTLIAAGATILPPGCGPCIGLGTGTLEAGEVGISATNRNFQGRMGHRDAIVYLASPAVVAASAAAGYIAAPTRYDDVVAQSTKQVHGRPQRTPAAVEIIPGFPAQVTGRLLWLPVDNLNTDGIYSGKLTYRDDVTNEEMAAACFENYDPDFRTIGRAGDVVVSGRNFGTGSSREQAATCLIHRGIPCVIAHSFSETYKRNAFNNGFVVFECPELVAYLRERYGAATEKTVVGPPIVVDYRKSELSFDGRVFAFPPLSKTAQELVVAGGAENLVTARLPL
- a CDS encoding citryl-CoA lyase; the protein is MSELNWSSAISEIAPNVIRLRGYPVEELMGRVGFAEAIHLALIGELPDSGTATLLDAIFVSSLDHGTTPPSVHSALTVASAGAPLGSAAAAGILAISRWHGGDIEDCMRTIQEALGIAKKNGISFSEAAMRVVDEYKARNRRISGFGHRLHSRDPRTTRLLQMADQLGKSQDGVDMACWLEDAIAQSTGKPIPLNVDGAIAAILVDLRIPVELANGFFMIARLPGLLAHAHEETTRQNPMRVIHPLDVTYDGPPLRHLA
- the rpmE gene encoding 50S ribosomal protein L31, which gives rise to MKEGIHPKYFNTVIRCACGNEIHTRSTVKDFHVEICSACHPFFTGKQKLVDTAGRVEKFLRKYGMATPEKAAAAPDADRAEAGS